In Brassica napus cultivar Da-Ae chromosome C2, Da-Ae, whole genome shotgun sequence, the sequence TCAAGTTACGTGTCTTTGATCCCCTGTAATCGACAAAGAGCAGCAACCATAATAACTTAAATGTCTTAAACATATAGAGACAAAGCAAGCCAGCAAGGCACAGAAAGGAGATCAAGTCAAAGTCAAACAAAAGTCATGTCGATTGTCGAACTTgaacaaaaacataaacaaactcgaattttgatccaaaaaaaatcgAACGAAAAGGATAGGACAGAACAACAATTTTGAACAACAAACAACAAGAACAAACTCAatcaaaaaaacaattatacacAATTACAAATCAAGTAAAGCTCGACTTGAgtaaactcaaaaaaaaaaataggaattaGGGTTACCTGAGATCGATTTCTAGACGTCTCTGATGGAAAAGAATACACTGGATTTTCTGATTCCAGTTTGTAATCTGCTTGATTgattttaggatttatggttaaTATACTCCAATTTCCTTTTCTCAATCGTTTTTTTGGGGAATGGAAACAATACACGAGGGAAAGTGTAAAGGACTAAAggttatatctggtttcaagaCTAATTAAGTCTACTGACTTTCGGTTCTTAAAATACCCGATCGGGTCCCGGGTCGGTTCTGGACCCGAACCTGCTACTCACGGGTCCTCCATCTTTAGACCCAATAGGGTAAAATTCTCGGTTCCGGTTCCGGACCCGAACCTgtattttcgggtcggttccgggtcgggtcctcgggtccgggtaaaatgcccagTCCTATTCGGTATCATCTAACGGTGCAGAAAGTGATCCGCGCCAAACCAATTAAAAACAAAGGTGAAGATAGGTAGAAGATTGATTTTGGACCTTTGATTTAAAAATCAATCAATGGCTAAAAAAACAGTAcaaattatcttctttttttatctataattattgtaaaataatttaaactttcATAATTTgatatcataatttaaaatttttaatctgtattttgtatttaaattttcaaattgtgtgattgattaaaatattaaaaattaagatttaatgttttatgataTAGATCAATATCAGGTATGTGGTTTGGAGTTTAGGGATTGAAGTTATATTATGAATATACTGAATTTActtagattttatattttgtataatttcataatttagtataaaataagtgttgtaaatttaaaatgttatgatTTAATACTTTTTGTATAGAGTATGAAATATGATATATAGGGTTTTGAGTTATAAGTAGGGTGGTATATGTTGGgtttgtattataatgtttaaacTTGAATATTTCTGTATGATATATAATCTGAGTGTTTGGATTAAAATGTTTAAAGTTGaagatttatgtataaaatagaatttaagaTATAGGGTTTGAGATATGTAGTTAGGGTTTAGGgcatatttagggtttagaacttgaggtaaaaaaagtttttttttgtttttttttctaatttattattagtgttgaattttcttttaatcGTATTACTCTTTGTGTtatctttaaattttatgatgagatattaaaaatttagagcttactcaaattttatttattaattgttgcttttaaaatcattaataaatataattcacTCTAATAAAACACAAGtaaatcattaataaatataatttggatGTGATACAGAGATTTAATAAACATAATCTTTATTCTattatgaaatttcaaatttattgaacAAAATCATAAAAGAATGTTCGttacaaatcaaaattttaaatatagcaTGGTTCCACTTATTGAACATTCGTATAGttttccattaaaattttaaaacacacaaagTCAATACATGAAATGATGAAAACATGAACTAAAAGTCTATACATGAAAACATGAACTAAAGATTGGAGACTTCAACACAAAGTTACATTTTGAGAATTTTGAACTAGCTAAGAATCTTATCGTCAGAGACCAATATTTCAAGCATAAACCATCATTTGATAAACTCTCTTATGCTTTCTTCATTCACAGCTCCTCCTCTTGTCAGCTCCTTCGGTTTCTCATACCGCTCTGGAACTCCATACCTCCTCATCACCTTTTAAGATAATACATCAGGAATCAGTGAGATACATCAAGTAGCTAGATCGTTACAGAAGATtagaaagtagagagagattTACAGTTTGTATCGGTTCAGCGAGGACTTCCCAAGTTTGATCCAAATCTTCTTTTAACCGAGCTTCCTGATTCCCTGTATGGCGCTCTTGTAAACAAGAAGAGAGTGTCCTAAAACTGCACCCATGTTCCTCAAGACAGTTGAATCAGTTAAGTCAAGCTGCATTCGTGAAATGGGAAGCTTCATGCTGAGGAAAGTAAGCTCAGCGTTAGCTTTACCTAGATTCCCTTCATTGTTCTCAAAGTCAATCGAATTCACTGGCTAATGGTATTAAAGAGTCTAGCAATATAGTCACGAGGCTCAATCTGCAAAAAACCATGAGAGAACAATCACTCAATGATATATGCGAGAAATGTAATGAAGATAAACTATATAGTATATACCTGAGTAACGTATGGGTTAAAGGTTAAACCGAGAGAAGTAACAAACTCCTCTGCAACATTAGGCCAGTCGATATTAGGATATGCTGATATATGAGTGTTGTAGTTCCCAACAGCACCAGCAAATTTGCCCTTGATCTTAGTTTCTGAAAGATATCTTTTCTCTTCGAATCGCCATTTCCTTACCTAGAGTCGTGAAAGCATGGGGACATACGCAAAGTCCTTAGCCATCAGAGAGACTGACTTGATGAGGTCATCCATGGCTGGAAGTATGACCGAAGTAAGTGCTTCTCGAAGCATCAAACCATGGGAAAGATTGTTGATGTACTCAGACGTGCAAGCAAAATGGAAAAACTCAAGAACCTGAAATTGATTAAAAGATACATAAACTTAGTTACATGGCACCAAAGAAATAAACTAAATCCCCAAACCGTAAGAACTTGTAACCTTAGCAATATGTGGATGTGATTCACACTTTTATTTCAAGAAATACTCCACAGCCTTCATATCATGATTCATTACTCTCTCAATCTTCTTAACTTCCAATGCATCATCCATGCTAAACCCATCGATGATCCCTTGCAAGTAAACCACAGCGTCTTTGCTAAAGCTTGGAACTTCAGTGACTTCAGGAATTTTTGAAAGCTTAATAAGCCATTTAATCTAATCCAAACATAAAATCATGTGCGCAttagaacaaaacaaaataaatcttcTACTCAATCAATGAACACTTGCCTTAATACCTCAACAAGTACTCTGAAGTAGATCAAACCAAACTCGCTCATAGAAGAAGCCAAGTCCTTAACTTTCCCCCAGTAACGTCCATCCAAAGGCAATAACACTTTACAATAATCCTACGGACAGGTAGAAAATTACCATAGTTACCTTCACACTTGAGCTGCTCTGGAAACAAAGATCAGAAATAAAAAGTAGAAGTTGAGGGACCTGTCTTGCAACTATGTAAAACTCCACCATTGCAGAGGATCGAAGCTTTCTCTTCGCCGGATCTGAAGCCCAACGATGACGGCAGAGCAAGACGAAGAAGCTTGGTCACGGTGAAGCTCCGAGATGGGGAGGACCTGACTGCGACGACGAGGGATACCAGACGGCGATTGGAGACGGTGAGGAGCTGACTCCAAAACCTCCGGCATTTTCTCTGGATGAAAACGCCATATGAAAATATCGATTTCGAAACCTAAGGATTTATAAAAGAACCAACTTGTCCTCCTCAAAGCCTTGATTACGTCTACTCCGACGAAAACCAACTTGTCCTCCTCCTCTTGTCTTTGCCATTTCTGAAACTGATAAACAAAGAAcagattcaaaatcaaaatcgaaaCCGAATTTGGACCTGAATGTTAACAGAAACTAAGAATagaaacccaaaatcaaaatcGGCAAAATCACAAACTTTCACATGAATCAAAATcgaaacccaaaatcaaaatcGAAACCTAAAATCACAAACTTCGACATGCATGTTTGTCGAATCGATGAGAGACCAATCAAAATCAGAAAAAGGAACTCATAATTGAATGGAGGAAACATTCTAATCGAAACTAAGAATCAAATCGATGAGAACATACCAATTGAAGCTTCCATTCGAGAGAACTCTCGGGATTTTCCTCGAAACTGTGAAGAACAAAGGTTTTGATTCTAGGGGAATATGAAGAGAGTGAAGAAAGTGAAGAGAGTGAAGAGCAAAGGGTTTCGATTTTAACTTTAGTACTTGTCGActcaaatttaatatattttttcatatactATACCATTTATTTTTTGATCTGCAATGGTAAGGCGCCTTCACTTACCAAATTAACGCggctaaattattttattttcccgcGATTACAACCGTAGCGTTTATATTTTATGAACGCTATTTGAAAGGCCAGTGTTGGTATACAATAGTAGAAATGTTAAAACCGCTATACTAAAATGCTATTAAtacccacattttctgtagTGATAACTGATGCCATGAGGGATGGGTTTGGGATGTGCCTTAAGGAGATTAAGTTGCTGGGGGATAAGATGGAAGCTGGGGAGAAGAAGGTGGGAATCACCAAAAACGAGACTACATCTAATGATCTTCAAATCACAACTTCAAGTCCGCCTAAACGTGGGCACGAACCCGTGATTAGTACCAAAACCTCTCCCAAAATCACAGAGAAGAGAATCACTAGGCAAAGTGTTAGGAATAAGGACTGATGtgctttgtttcttgtgtgTGCTTGGATGAACCATTATATGTCAGAACATGTGTGAATTGgatctttggttattatttgATGTGTGAATTGGATccttggttaatattttatttgatgtgtGAATTGGAtctttggttaatattttataaacccaTCTTGTGCATCAAaattgcagagtgaaagtgtgAATGAAGTGAAAGCAGGACAGAATGGCGCCCAAGAACCGAGTTCCTCAAAAGAGTTGAGTCTTGTGATAGCAAAGGAGCCTGAGGTGAAACCTCCAGAACAAAGTGGTGAACCTAGCATTTTTGTATTGGACAAAGGAGTACCCACTGTTTCAGATCTACAGCAGGGGGATGCTAGAAGGTAGACAAAGAAGACTAAGGCTATGGAACATGTCCGTGGAAAGAGATAGCGAGAAAGGAAACTTGCTGCCTCAGATCAATCTCCTTTTAAGGGAAACAGCACTGAAAAAACTGATCATTCCAAACAATAGGGTTGGCCAAGGCTATGATCCTTTTGCACCCGTTGACAAGAAGATGTCGAAGTTGCTCACTGACTGGGTGAATCTTGATCCGTAAGTGAGAGAATGTCCCATAATAGCTTCCTTTAGTCTACAAAAAATGATTTCTTATctacattttgtgtttgcagttaTTATAAAACACCTATGGAGAAAAAACCACGTAGATGTCCAAGTCGGTTTTATAACCTCCTCCGAACCCCCTTAGGATGGCTGAACGACGGGGTAAGTCTTCTGCTATTTACTTACCAGTAAGTCTTTTGTTATGTCTTCTAGAGAAGACTTATGAGACGACTTACGGCTAAGTCGTATGTTATGTCTTCTAGAGAAGACTTATGAGACGACTTACGGCTAAGTCGTCTATTAAGTCTTCTGATAAGACTCTCTgacttttattgttttatatgcagCATATGGATACGTTTATTAATTTACTGAGGCAACGGTACCAAGATAATTcacaacatttcaggagcgagagaATGGGTTTTCTTGATCATGTATTTTCTCGGCAGTGGTCCCACAAGTACCCATAATTTAAAAGCGACAAGGGAGATCTcaacggtttaggaagaagactccctggtggggcgtgAAATTATCATGCAGGCATAGTACCAACATTTTGCTTATCTATGAAGGTTTGGGGGTTGGATGTGGATGATATTTATGTGCCAGTGAACTTTAGGAACGAGCATTGGATTGCTATATGGATCTCGATCCCTAAAAAGCACATAGTCGTCTGAGACAACATTATATCACATATTAGCCGTGAAGATCTTGATgtggtaatggagccttttgtcacaatggtcccttatctgcttgttgtgTGCGCTGGCTCTGACGAACAATGTGTCAAACACACactggagccatacacatatgagagagtTACCGTTGGAGTACCCCAGTGccgagctggtgattgtggcgtgtttACTCTGAAGTACAtcgaatgtcatgctcttgggatgtCATTTCCTCCAGAGTTTTGTAATAAGAACGCGAAGGCTATAAGGGAGAAGATGGTGTTGGATATATTTAAGGAGACTCCTAAATGCCATGAAAAAGAGAACGAAGACAATGATGAGAACATGGGAACTTATGACAAGCAAGGTTAATGATGTATGCTGTTTTATTTGTACTTGAACTTGTGATATGAAATGTGCTtttgtatgatagattaggAAAGATGTTGTTTTTATGTAACAGGGTCATGATAGGATGTAGTTTTTTTGTAACCTATCCTCCTACCAAACTATCATTTCATAGGAAATTAGTTTGGTAGTGTAGTAACCTTTCCGATAATCTAATCTAATGGTGGACTTGTTATCTTCTCAAGTTTCAAtttcacaattaaaatataaacttcaTAACACAGATAAGTTCAAAACAGAGATAAATTCATAACACATAAACCCATAACACATAAATTCGTAATACAGAGAAGTTGATAACacagataagttcataacacaaagTCATAACAAATAAGAAGATAGATAGTCTTCTGGATGACTAATCAGAAGGAGTTAAGTCTGCTGGACGACTAACCAGAAGGAGTTAAGTCTTCCGGACGACTAACCAGAAGGAGTTGAGTCTTCCGGACGACTAGTAATAAGGTCTTCGAGGagttaagtcttctggacgactaacGAGAAGGTCGTCCACGTCAGTTCTTACATTGTGGACGCGTATGGCCAGTTTCTTTGCAGATTGAGCACTTATAAACCATGTGTTGCTTCCGGGGTgtgcgtcctctcatcctagatatctccaaccaagattgccatcttgatttcttctgtctcCTTGGACCACGCTTTACTTCCGGAGGAAAACATGTGTGTGcctcaacttgttgtccaacacaaggatatatattctctgagtatcctacAAACAAAGTATCCTTTGAGTAGACCGGGCATACAAGtatggagatatgcaaaccagcatatGATCCAGCTGCTATAGCATGAGAGAAAGGTATTTTCTCGACTGCATAGACATCACAATCACACTTTTGATGTTCCAAATCAATAATACAGTCCTTTTtgccacctttcacaaagaatcaCCATCCATCAATTTGTTAGACAGACATCataatgacccttctctgatactgaAAACCTCGGATAGAAGCTCCAAATGAgagaaatatatacttaaatcTATTCAGAGAATCAAGTTATATACCAGTGACTGAACCCGGATTTCCTGCTTTGATTTGCTCCATATATGAAGGCAGTCGCTCATATCCGTCTtccgctgatcctctcaccaattcTTGTGCATATAACAATGCTCTGTacgaagtggtgtaatcaagtgtcatgccaaacatgttcttcattgcatcttTGATATGATGtggattcaacccatcaatgattccaacacgatttatgaaaagcctaccaatatacttcggagtacagtgtttCCGCTGAGCGATTCTGTCTGCCACATAACATGTATGCGTTTCCACATACttggttacccaaaacgtgtttttcccatgtttcacactcgctctgatCTTCCATCCACAACCATTAAcacgacatgttgccacaaggagagttttcgttgacttgtatattctgaaggagaacttACGCCTCACCACTGTCAACCGCATCTCTGAAACCAGTGCATCCCTACTAGCAAAattctggttgacatagatctTGTTAGCATTCGATCTTCCTCATTTACTACCATATGTCCCTTTGaaatcttcaaaacacatatcatcatcttcttcctcatcctcatattTAACCTTTGCATACTCACTGTAATCCTCAGCATCATCAACCGCTTCAGCAACATCAGGGATATCAACATCCTCCTCTGCaccatcctcctccccatcatcctcctccccatcatactcctccccatcatgattttcatcttcagcCATAtcgtcatcatcttcatccCCCTCATCAGCTTCATCCACTTCATCATCTTATTCCCCTTCCTCTGGAACCGTTCTCATCTTGCTaaagcttgatacacaaagacgtaCTTCATGCGTTTtagttatctcgagcaagttctgaacttgtctatcacttgtaacataaATAGGAAGGGTGTCTGGAGCCATCCGTTGCATCATTGTTTCTGGTAACGAGTAGGCTAACTCCACAGGCTCGGtgttcatgtccaggttataatcttctttagccattgcaacaagttcagcatgtgtcgaactTTCACTCAAAAAGAACACTCTCGCTCCTTTGAacttatcaaccacaaaattccaACAACCAactttcaacaaccattctccatacacggCATGTACCTGACGATCCATttgcaaaaattcaaaataaaacacattagcaaaCATAGAACATGTATGAGTTAAAAGCACATTACctagaaactttaattaacatgaatgttggtaacctcataaatatccccaattaaattataaaattcattaagtagcccaaatattgattaataaacatgaattaaaaagaaaatgttaaaaagtctttatagttttagagaaattgcaagtttattaaacattgacgcagacgacatccACGGATGTCTTCTGGTAAACTTCTGTAGAAGTCATccatttaggtcatttttgcaattaaaattttacaaaggTCGGACCTCCAGAGAAGTCGTCTCTACAGCAGACTTCTttggaagtcttcctttgtaaatattggcatacttatgttttaaaaaaaatctcgaaAAAACcagagacgacttccatgtaagtcgtctgggataaacatgttagttttgcatttgacctgattgtgtcagaaatttgactttccctggacgacttccatgtaagtcgtccagtagaaaaccaaaaattcaatattttattataacgaTGCAACTTCCATGTAaatcgtctcaggttagttttgcaattggaaaataaaaaaaaaattatttttttctagacgacttacacggaagtcgtccgccagacgacttacatggaagccgtccaagataagcaaggtttgaccagaatctcggaataaaatcttggacgacttccatgaaAGTCGTCTGGCGGatgacttccgtgtaagtcgtctagagtaaattaaatatttaagttttttttttccaattgcaaaactaacctgagacgacttacatggaagtcgtctcgttataataaaatattgaatttttggttttctactggacgacttacaagtaagtcgcccagaagaagtcaaatttctgacacattcaggtcaaatacaaaactaacttgtttatcatagacgacttacatggaagtcgtcacTGGG encodes:
- the LOC106378418 gene encoding adenylosuccinate lyase-like, with translation MPEVLESAPHRLQSPSGIPRRRSQVLPISELHRDQASSSCSAVIDYCKVLLPLDGRYWGKVKDLASSMSEFGLIYFRVLVEIKWLIKLSKIPEVTEVPSFSKDAVVYLQGIIDGFSMDDALEVKKIERVLEFFHFACTSEYINNLSHGLMLREALTSVILPAMDDLIKSVRKWRFEEKRYLSETKIKGKFAGAVGNYNTHISAYPNIDWPNVAEEFVTSLGLTFNPYVTQPVNSIDFENNEGNLGKANAELTFLSMKLPISRMQLDLTDSTVLRNMGAVLGHSLLVYKSAIQGIRKLG